The following are encoded together in the Rhinopithecus roxellana isolate Shanxi Qingling chromosome 5, ASM756505v1, whole genome shotgun sequence genome:
- the SERPINA5 gene encoding plasma serine protease inhibitor, which produces MQLFLLLCLVLLSPQEASLHRHHPREMKKRVKDLHVGATVAPSSRRDFTFDLYRALASAAPSQNIFFSPLSISMSLAMLSLGAGSSTKRQILEGLGLDLQKNSEEELHRGFQQLLQELSQPRDGFQLSLGNALFTDLVVDVQDTFMSAMKTLYLADSFPTNFGDSAGALKQINDYVAKQTKGKIVDLLKNLDSNAVLVMVNYIFFKAKWETSFIHKGTQEQDFYVTPETVVRVPMMSREDQYHYLLDRNLSCRVVGVPYQGNATALFILPSEGKMQQVENGLSEKTLRKWLKMFKKRQLELYLPKFSIEGSYQLEKVLPKLGISDVFTFHADLSGISNHTNIQVSEMVHKAVVEVDESGTRAAAATGTIFTFRSARLSSQRIVFNRPFLMFIVDNDILFLGKVNRP; this is translated from the exons ATGCAGCTCTTCCTCCTCTTGTGCCTGGTGCTTCTCAGCCCTCAGGAGGCCTCCCTTCACCGCCACCACCCCCGGGAGATGAAGAAGAGAGTCAAGGACCTCCATGTAGGTGCCACGGTGGCCCCCAGCAGCAGAAGGGACTTTACGTTCGACCTCTACAGGGCCTTGGCTTCCGCTGCCCCCAGCCAGAACATCTTCTTCTCCCCTCTGAGCATCTCCATGAGCCTGGCCATGCTCTCCCTGGGGGCTGGGTCCAGCACAAAGAGGCAGATCCTGGAGGGCCTGGGCCTCGACCTCCAGAAAAACTCAGAGGAGGAGCTGCACAGAGGCTTTCAGCAGCTCCTGCAGGagctcagccagcccagagatgGCTTCCAGCTGAGCCTCGGCAATGCCCTTTTCACCGACCTGGTGGTGGACGTGCAGGACACCTTCATGAGTGCCATGAAGACACTGTACCTGGCAGACTCTTTCCCCACCAACTTTGGGGACTCTGCGGGAGCCCTGAAGCAGATCAATGATTATGTGGCAAAGCAAACGAAGGGCAAGATTGTGGACTTGCTTAAGAACCTCGACAGCAATGCGGTCCTGGTCATGGTGAATTACATCTTCTTTAAAG cTAAGTGGGAGACAAGCTTCATCCACAAAGGCACCCAAGAGCAAGACTTCTACGTGACTCCAGAGACTGTTGTGCGGGTACCCATGATGAGCCGCGAGGACCAGTATCACTACCTCCTGGACCGGAACCTCTCCTGCAGGGTGGTGGGGGTCCCCTACCAAGGCAATGCCACGGCTTTGTTCATTCTCCCCAGTGAGGGAAAGATGCAGCAGGTGGAGAATGGACTGAGCGAGAAAACACTGAGGAAGTGGCTTAAGATGTTCAAAAAGAG gcAGCTTGAGCTTTACCTTCCCAAATTCTCCATTGAGGGCTCCTATCAACTGGAGAAAGTCCTTCCCAAGCTGGGGATCAGTGACGTCTTCACCTTCCATGCTGACCTGTCCGGCATCAGTAACCACACAAATATCCAGGTGTCTGAG ATGGTGCACAAAGCTGTGGTGGAGGTGGATGAGTCAGGAACCAGAGCAGCGGCAGCCACGGGGACAATCTTCACGTTCAGGTCGGCCCGCCTGAGCTCTCAGAGGATAGTGTTCAACAGGCCTTTTCTGATGTTCATTGTGGATAATGATATCCTCTTCCTCGGCAAAGTGAACCGCCCCTGA